In a genomic window of Gadus chalcogrammus isolate NIFS_2021 chromosome 17, NIFS_Gcha_1.0, whole genome shotgun sequence:
- the LOC130369787 gene encoding phosphofurin acidic cluster sorting protein 1-like isoform X4, whose translation MSERGGLPRTGGVPSPHMQPSKPVTIASNRPVHMNLYATWEVDRSSPSCVPRLFNLTLKKLIMLKELDKDLTSVVIAVKLQGSKRILRSNEILLSAAGLTETDLQLTFSLQYPHFLKRDANKLQIMLQRRKRYKNRTILGYKTLALGLINMAEVMQHPSEGAQVLGLHSQLKDTSVPVAEVRVYSLSSQPINQEGPKAKMSDRSPDIDNYSEEEEESYSSEQEGSDDPVHGQYLFDEEDEVRKKKLRRKPPSNTAIARQPNIKQKFVALLKRFKVTDEVGFGLEHVSREQIQEVEEDLDELYDSLEMYNPSDSGPEMDETDSILSTPKPKLRPFFEGMSQSSSQTEIGSLNSKGSLGRDGTFSPGEPVPMEKMKPSRSRNLDEAQAESNTLELSDQEMVAEVGPSITVSVAEKPRTPMKISKNENQPMPSPRLDGSHTPRQKRGATPMKERQLSKPLSERTNSTDSERSPELGQTAPVLRKAVYDQLNQILSSDSALPETLILVNGTDWQGQYVAEQLQIGRQPVVCTCSAAEIQAVLSALLTRIQKFCNCNSSMPRAVKVAAVGSQSYLGAILQFFVTQLANKTSDWLSHMKFLVVPLGSHPVAKHLGALDNRYNAAFLDTAWREMFNRSEPPPPSDQLDVAGRIAQYVGGATVTHQLPIAEAMLTCKHRTRDEDSYQKFIPFIGVVKVGLIESGPSPIGDAEEGVAVSLAVPSTSPPTNTSPSGAIKEAATPPSSPSMGSVLTVQGSPSMSHGVDAIGLQVDYWLASLAEKRREGERRDTGCKNTLKSAFRALQVSRLPGGGGVEPQAHVSTMAMTVVTKEKNKKVPTIFLGKKPKEKDLDSKSQMIEGISRLICSAKQQQTILKVSIDGVEWNDVKFFQLAAQWPTHVKYIPVGLYGYSKPPS comes from the exons GCTCTTCAACCTGACTCTGAAGAAGCTGATCATGCTGAAGGAGCTGGACAAGGACTTGACCTCTGTGGTCATCGCGGTCAAACTGCAG GGCTCCAAGCGTATCCTGCGCTCCAATGAGATCCTCTTGTCTGCTGCGGGCCTGACCGAGACAGACCTGCAGCTCACCTTCTCTCTGCAG taCCCCCACTTCCTGAAGAGGGACGCCAACAAACTGCAGATCATGCTGCAGAGACGGAAACGCTACAAGAACCGCACCATCCTGGGGTACAAAACCCTTGCTCTGGGGCTCATCAACATGGccgag GTGATGCAGCACCCCAGTGAGGGAGCCCAGGTGCTGGGGCTGCACAGCCAGCTGAAGGACACCTCGGTGCCTGTGGCCGAGGTCCGGGTGTACTCCCTGTCCAGCCAGCCCATCAACCAGGAGGGGCCCAAGGCCAAGATGTCCG accGTTCCCCAGACATTGACAATTActcggaggaagaggaggagagctaCTCTTCGGAACAAGAGGGCAGCGACGACCCCGTTcatgggcag tatctgtTTGACGAAGAGGACGAGGTGAGGAAGAAGAAGCTGCGACGGAAGCCCCCCTCCAACACGGCCATCGCCCGG CAACCCAACATCAAGCAGAAGTTTGTTGCCCTACTGAAGAGGTTCAAAGTGACCGATGAG GTGGGCTTTGGCCTGGAGCACGTGTCCCGGGAGCAGATccaggaggtggaagaggaccTGGACGAGCTCTATGACAGCCTGGAGATGTACAACCCTAGCGACAGCGGGCCAGAGATGGACGAGACCGACAGCATCCTCAGCACGCCCAAGCCCAAGCTGAG GCCGTTCTTCGAGGGGATGTCCCAGTCGAGCTCCCAGACGGAGATCGGCAGCCTGAACAGCAAGGGCAGCCTGGGGCGGGACGGCACCTTCAGCCCG ggggagccaGTGCCCATGGAGAAGATGAAGCCCTCCCGCAGCCGCAACCTGGACGAGGCCCAGGCCGAGAGCAACACACTG gaGCTGAGCGACCAGGAAATGGTAGCCGAGGTGGGCCCCTCCATTACGGTGTCCGTGGCGGAGAAACCCCGTACGCCCATGAAGATCAGCAAGAACGAGAACCAGCCCATGCCGTCCCCAAG GCTGGATGGAAGCCACACCCCCAGGCAGAAGCGCGGGGCCACGCCCATGAAGGAGAGGCAGCTGTCCAAGCCGCTCAGCGAGAGGACCAACAGCACAGACTCTGAGAGGTCCCCCGAGCTGGGGCAGACCGCGCCGGTTCTGAGGAAGGCGGTGTACGACCAGCTGAACCAGATCCTGTCCTCGGACTCGGCCCTCCCAGAAACACTGATCCTGGTCAACGGGACGGACTGGCAGGGACag TACGTGGCCGAGCAGCTCCAGATCGGCAGGCAGCCGGTGGTCTGCACGTGTTCGGCGGCAGAGATCCAGGCGGTCCTCTCCGCGCTGCTCACGCGCATCCAGAAGTT ttGTAACTGTAACTCGTCCATGCCGCGGGCGGTGAAGGTGGCGGCGGTGGGCAGCCAGAGTTACCTGGGCGCCATCCTGCAGTTCTTTGTCACCCAGCTGGCCAACAAGACGTCCGACTGGCTCAGCCACATGAAGTTCCTGGTGGTGCCGCTGG GTTCCCACCCCGTCGCCAAGCACCTGGGCGCCCTCGACAACCGCTACAACGCGGCCTTCCTGGACACGGCGTGGCGGGAGATGTTCAACCGATCtgagccccctcctccctcag accagCTGGACGTCGCGGGGAGGATTGCCCAGTACGTGGGTGGAGCCACGGTGACTCACCAGCTTCCTATCGCGGAGGCCATGCTCACCTGCAAACACAGGAC GCGTGATGAGGACTCCTACCAGAAGTTTATTCCTTTCATCGGG GTGGTGAAAGTGGGCCTCATCGAGTCCGGCCCCTCTCCGATAG GCGACGCTGAGGAGGGCGTGGCCGTGAGCCTGGccgtcccctccacctccccccccaccaacacctccccctccgGGGCCATCAAGGAGGCGGcaactcccccctcctccccctccatggGGTCCGTGCTGACGGTGCAGGG AAGCCCCAGCATGTCCCACGGCGTGGATGCCATCGGGCTGCAGGTGGACTACTGGCTGGCCTCGCTGGCGGAGAAGCGGCGGGAGGGGGAGCGGCGCGACACGGGCTGCAAGAACACCCTGAAGAGCGCCTTCCGAGCCCTGCAGGTCAGCCGGCTGCCAGGAGGGGGCGGCGTGGAGCCGCAGGCGCACGTCAGCACCATGGCCATGACGGTGGTCACCAAGGAGAAGAACAAGAAAG TGCCTACCATCTTCCTGGGGAAGAAGCCCAAGGAGAAGGACCTGGATTCCAAGAGCCAGATGATCGAGGGCATCAGCCGGCTCATCTGTTCCGCCAAGCAGCAGCAGACCATCCTGAAAG TATCCATCGACGGCGTGGAGTGGAACGACGTCAAGTTCTTCCAGCTGGCCGCACAGTGGCCCACCCACGTCAAGTACATCCCCGTCGGACTCTATGGCTACAGCAAGCCCCCCTCCTAG
- the LOC130369787 gene encoding phosphofurin acidic cluster sorting protein 1-like isoform X2 — MSERGGLPRTGGVPSPHMQPSKPVTIASNRPVHMNLYATWEVDRSSPSCVPRLFNLTLKKLIMLKELDKDLTSVVIAVKLQGSKRILRSNEILLSAAGLTETDLQLTFSLQYPHFLKRDANKLQIMLQRRKRYKNRTILGYKTLALGLINMAEVMQHPSEGAQVLGLHSQLKDTSVPVAEVRVYSLSSQPINQEGPKAKMSDRSPDIDNYSEEEEESYSSEQEGSDDPVHGQYLFDEEDEVRKKKLRRKPPSNTAIARQPNIKQKFVALLKRFKVTDEVGFGLEHVSREQIQEVEEDLDELYDSLEMYNPSDSGPEMDETDSILSTPKPKLRPFFEGMSQSSSQTEIGSLNSKGSLGRDGTFSPGEPVPMEKMKPSRSRNLDEAQAESNTLVPPTLPELSDQEMVAEVGPSITVSVAEKPRTPMKISKNENQPMPSPRLDGSHTPRQKRGATPMKERQLSKPLSERTNSTDSERSPELGQTAPVLRKAVYDQLNQILSSDSALPETLILVNGTDWQGQYVAEQLQIGRQPVVCTCSAAEIQAVLSALLTRIQKFCNCNSSMPRAVKVAAVGSQSYLGAILQFFVTQLANKTSDWLSHMKFLVVPLGSHPVAKHLGALDNRYNAAFLDTAWREMFNRSEPPPPSDQLDVAGRIAQYVGGATVTHQLPIAEAMLTCKHRTRDEDSYQKFIPFIGVVKVGLIESGPSPIGDAEEGVAVSLAVPSTSPPTNTSPSGAIKEAATPPSSPSMGSVLTVQGSPSMSHGVDAIGLQVDYWLASLAEKRREGERRDTGCKNTLKSAFRALQVSRLPGGGGVEPQAHVSTMAMTVVTKEKNKKVPTIFLGKKPKEKDLDSKSQMIEGISRLICSAKQQQTILKVSIDGVEWNDVKFFQLAAQWPTHVKYIPVGLYGYSKPPS, encoded by the exons GCTCTTCAACCTGACTCTGAAGAAGCTGATCATGCTGAAGGAGCTGGACAAGGACTTGACCTCTGTGGTCATCGCGGTCAAACTGCAG GGCTCCAAGCGTATCCTGCGCTCCAATGAGATCCTCTTGTCTGCTGCGGGCCTGACCGAGACAGACCTGCAGCTCACCTTCTCTCTGCAG taCCCCCACTTCCTGAAGAGGGACGCCAACAAACTGCAGATCATGCTGCAGAGACGGAAACGCTACAAGAACCGCACCATCCTGGGGTACAAAACCCTTGCTCTGGGGCTCATCAACATGGccgag GTGATGCAGCACCCCAGTGAGGGAGCCCAGGTGCTGGGGCTGCACAGCCAGCTGAAGGACACCTCGGTGCCTGTGGCCGAGGTCCGGGTGTACTCCCTGTCCAGCCAGCCCATCAACCAGGAGGGGCCCAAGGCCAAGATGTCCG accGTTCCCCAGACATTGACAATTActcggaggaagaggaggagagctaCTCTTCGGAACAAGAGGGCAGCGACGACCCCGTTcatgggcag tatctgtTTGACGAAGAGGACGAGGTGAGGAAGAAGAAGCTGCGACGGAAGCCCCCCTCCAACACGGCCATCGCCCGG CAACCCAACATCAAGCAGAAGTTTGTTGCCCTACTGAAGAGGTTCAAAGTGACCGATGAG GTGGGCTTTGGCCTGGAGCACGTGTCCCGGGAGCAGATccaggaggtggaagaggaccTGGACGAGCTCTATGACAGCCTGGAGATGTACAACCCTAGCGACAGCGGGCCAGAGATGGACGAGACCGACAGCATCCTCAGCACGCCCAAGCCCAAGCTGAG GCCGTTCTTCGAGGGGATGTCCCAGTCGAGCTCCCAGACGGAGATCGGCAGCCTGAACAGCAAGGGCAGCCTGGGGCGGGACGGCACCTTCAGCCCG ggggagccaGTGCCCATGGAGAAGATGAAGCCCTCCCGCAGCCGCAACCTGGACGAGGCCCAGGCCGAGAGCAACACACTGGTACCCCCTACcctccct gaGCTGAGCGACCAGGAAATGGTAGCCGAGGTGGGCCCCTCCATTACGGTGTCCGTGGCGGAGAAACCCCGTACGCCCATGAAGATCAGCAAGAACGAGAACCAGCCCATGCCGTCCCCAAG GCTGGATGGAAGCCACACCCCCAGGCAGAAGCGCGGGGCCACGCCCATGAAGGAGAGGCAGCTGTCCAAGCCGCTCAGCGAGAGGACCAACAGCACAGACTCTGAGAGGTCCCCCGAGCTGGGGCAGACCGCGCCGGTTCTGAGGAAGGCGGTGTACGACCAGCTGAACCAGATCCTGTCCTCGGACTCGGCCCTCCCAGAAACACTGATCCTGGTCAACGGGACGGACTGGCAGGGACag TACGTGGCCGAGCAGCTCCAGATCGGCAGGCAGCCGGTGGTCTGCACGTGTTCGGCGGCAGAGATCCAGGCGGTCCTCTCCGCGCTGCTCACGCGCATCCAGAAGTT ttGTAACTGTAACTCGTCCATGCCGCGGGCGGTGAAGGTGGCGGCGGTGGGCAGCCAGAGTTACCTGGGCGCCATCCTGCAGTTCTTTGTCACCCAGCTGGCCAACAAGACGTCCGACTGGCTCAGCCACATGAAGTTCCTGGTGGTGCCGCTGG GTTCCCACCCCGTCGCCAAGCACCTGGGCGCCCTCGACAACCGCTACAACGCGGCCTTCCTGGACACGGCGTGGCGGGAGATGTTCAACCGATCtgagccccctcctccctcag accagCTGGACGTCGCGGGGAGGATTGCCCAGTACGTGGGTGGAGCCACGGTGACTCACCAGCTTCCTATCGCGGAGGCCATGCTCACCTGCAAACACAGGAC GCGTGATGAGGACTCCTACCAGAAGTTTATTCCTTTCATCGGG GTGGTGAAAGTGGGCCTCATCGAGTCCGGCCCCTCTCCGATAG GCGACGCTGAGGAGGGCGTGGCCGTGAGCCTGGccgtcccctccacctccccccccaccaacacctccccctccgGGGCCATCAAGGAGGCGGcaactcccccctcctccccctccatggGGTCCGTGCTGACGGTGCAGGG AAGCCCCAGCATGTCCCACGGCGTGGATGCCATCGGGCTGCAGGTGGACTACTGGCTGGCCTCGCTGGCGGAGAAGCGGCGGGAGGGGGAGCGGCGCGACACGGGCTGCAAGAACACCCTGAAGAGCGCCTTCCGAGCCCTGCAGGTCAGCCGGCTGCCAGGAGGGGGCGGCGTGGAGCCGCAGGCGCACGTCAGCACCATGGCCATGACGGTGGTCACCAAGGAGAAGAACAAGAAAG TGCCTACCATCTTCCTGGGGAAGAAGCCCAAGGAGAAGGACCTGGATTCCAAGAGCCAGATGATCGAGGGCATCAGCCGGCTCATCTGTTCCGCCAAGCAGCAGCAGACCATCCTGAAAG TATCCATCGACGGCGTGGAGTGGAACGACGTCAAGTTCTTCCAGCTGGCCGCACAGTGGCCCACCCACGTCAAGTACATCCCCGTCGGACTCTATGGCTACAGCAAGCCCCCCTCCTAG
- the LOC130369787 gene encoding phosphofurin acidic cluster sorting protein 1-like isoform X3 has product MSERGGLPRTGGVPSPHMQPSKPVTIASNRPVHMNLYATWEVDRSSPSCVPRLFNLTLKKLIMLKELDKDLTSVVIAVKLQGSKRILRSNEILLSAAGLTETDLQLTFSLQYPHFLKRDANKLQIMLQRRKRYKNRTILGYKTLALGLINMAEVMQHPSEGAQVLGLHSQLKDTSVPVAEVRVYSLSSQPINQEGPKAKMSDRSPDIDNYSEEEEESYSSEQEGSDDPVHGQYLFDEEDEVRKKKLRRKPPSNTAIARQPNIKQKFVALLKRFKVTDEVGFGLEHVSREQIQEVEEDLDELYDSLEMYNPSDSGPEMDETDSILSTPKPKLRPFFEGMSQSSSQTEIGSLNSKGSLGRDGTFSPQGEPVPMEKMKPSRSRNLDEAQAESNTLELSDQEMVAEVGPSITVSVAEKPRTPMKISKNENQPMPSPRLDGSHTPRQKRGATPMKERQLSKPLSERTNSTDSERSPELGQTAPVLRKAVYDQLNQILSSDSALPETLILVNGTDWQGQYVAEQLQIGRQPVVCTCSAAEIQAVLSALLTRIQKFCNCNSSMPRAVKVAAVGSQSYLGAILQFFVTQLANKTSDWLSHMKFLVVPLGSHPVAKHLGALDNRYNAAFLDTAWREMFNRSEPPPPSDQLDVAGRIAQYVGGATVTHQLPIAEAMLTCKHRTRDEDSYQKFIPFIGVVKVGLIESGPSPIGDAEEGVAVSLAVPSTSPPTNTSPSGAIKEAATPPSSPSMGSVLTVQGSPSMSHGVDAIGLQVDYWLASLAEKRREGERRDTGCKNTLKSAFRALQVSRLPGGGGVEPQAHVSTMAMTVVTKEKNKKVPTIFLGKKPKEKDLDSKSQMIEGISRLICSAKQQQTILKVSIDGVEWNDVKFFQLAAQWPTHVKYIPVGLYGYSKPPS; this is encoded by the exons GCTCTTCAACCTGACTCTGAAGAAGCTGATCATGCTGAAGGAGCTGGACAAGGACTTGACCTCTGTGGTCATCGCGGTCAAACTGCAG GGCTCCAAGCGTATCCTGCGCTCCAATGAGATCCTCTTGTCTGCTGCGGGCCTGACCGAGACAGACCTGCAGCTCACCTTCTCTCTGCAG taCCCCCACTTCCTGAAGAGGGACGCCAACAAACTGCAGATCATGCTGCAGAGACGGAAACGCTACAAGAACCGCACCATCCTGGGGTACAAAACCCTTGCTCTGGGGCTCATCAACATGGccgag GTGATGCAGCACCCCAGTGAGGGAGCCCAGGTGCTGGGGCTGCACAGCCAGCTGAAGGACACCTCGGTGCCTGTGGCCGAGGTCCGGGTGTACTCCCTGTCCAGCCAGCCCATCAACCAGGAGGGGCCCAAGGCCAAGATGTCCG accGTTCCCCAGACATTGACAATTActcggaggaagaggaggagagctaCTCTTCGGAACAAGAGGGCAGCGACGACCCCGTTcatgggcag tatctgtTTGACGAAGAGGACGAGGTGAGGAAGAAGAAGCTGCGACGGAAGCCCCCCTCCAACACGGCCATCGCCCGG CAACCCAACATCAAGCAGAAGTTTGTTGCCCTACTGAAGAGGTTCAAAGTGACCGATGAG GTGGGCTTTGGCCTGGAGCACGTGTCCCGGGAGCAGATccaggaggtggaagaggaccTGGACGAGCTCTATGACAGCCTGGAGATGTACAACCCTAGCGACAGCGGGCCAGAGATGGACGAGACCGACAGCATCCTCAGCACGCCCAAGCCCAAGCTGAG GCCGTTCTTCGAGGGGATGTCCCAGTCGAGCTCCCAGACGGAGATCGGCAGCCTGAACAGCAAGGGCAGCCTGGGGCGGGACGGCACCTTCAGCCCG cagggggagccaGTGCCCATGGAGAAGATGAAGCCCTCCCGCAGCCGCAACCTGGACGAGGCCCAGGCCGAGAGCAACACACTG gaGCTGAGCGACCAGGAAATGGTAGCCGAGGTGGGCCCCTCCATTACGGTGTCCGTGGCGGAGAAACCCCGTACGCCCATGAAGATCAGCAAGAACGAGAACCAGCCCATGCCGTCCCCAAG GCTGGATGGAAGCCACACCCCCAGGCAGAAGCGCGGGGCCACGCCCATGAAGGAGAGGCAGCTGTCCAAGCCGCTCAGCGAGAGGACCAACAGCACAGACTCTGAGAGGTCCCCCGAGCTGGGGCAGACCGCGCCGGTTCTGAGGAAGGCGGTGTACGACCAGCTGAACCAGATCCTGTCCTCGGACTCGGCCCTCCCAGAAACACTGATCCTGGTCAACGGGACGGACTGGCAGGGACag TACGTGGCCGAGCAGCTCCAGATCGGCAGGCAGCCGGTGGTCTGCACGTGTTCGGCGGCAGAGATCCAGGCGGTCCTCTCCGCGCTGCTCACGCGCATCCAGAAGTT ttGTAACTGTAACTCGTCCATGCCGCGGGCGGTGAAGGTGGCGGCGGTGGGCAGCCAGAGTTACCTGGGCGCCATCCTGCAGTTCTTTGTCACCCAGCTGGCCAACAAGACGTCCGACTGGCTCAGCCACATGAAGTTCCTGGTGGTGCCGCTGG GTTCCCACCCCGTCGCCAAGCACCTGGGCGCCCTCGACAACCGCTACAACGCGGCCTTCCTGGACACGGCGTGGCGGGAGATGTTCAACCGATCtgagccccctcctccctcag accagCTGGACGTCGCGGGGAGGATTGCCCAGTACGTGGGTGGAGCCACGGTGACTCACCAGCTTCCTATCGCGGAGGCCATGCTCACCTGCAAACACAGGAC GCGTGATGAGGACTCCTACCAGAAGTTTATTCCTTTCATCGGG GTGGTGAAAGTGGGCCTCATCGAGTCCGGCCCCTCTCCGATAG GCGACGCTGAGGAGGGCGTGGCCGTGAGCCTGGccgtcccctccacctccccccccaccaacacctccccctccgGGGCCATCAAGGAGGCGGcaactcccccctcctccccctccatggGGTCCGTGCTGACGGTGCAGGG AAGCCCCAGCATGTCCCACGGCGTGGATGCCATCGGGCTGCAGGTGGACTACTGGCTGGCCTCGCTGGCGGAGAAGCGGCGGGAGGGGGAGCGGCGCGACACGGGCTGCAAGAACACCCTGAAGAGCGCCTTCCGAGCCCTGCAGGTCAGCCGGCTGCCAGGAGGGGGCGGCGTGGAGCCGCAGGCGCACGTCAGCACCATGGCCATGACGGTGGTCACCAAGGAGAAGAACAAGAAAG TGCCTACCATCTTCCTGGGGAAGAAGCCCAAGGAGAAGGACCTGGATTCCAAGAGCCAGATGATCGAGGGCATCAGCCGGCTCATCTGTTCCGCCAAGCAGCAGCAGACCATCCTGAAAG TATCCATCGACGGCGTGGAGTGGAACGACGTCAAGTTCTTCCAGCTGGCCGCACAGTGGCCCACCCACGTCAAGTACATCCCCGTCGGACTCTATGGCTACAGCAAGCCCCCCTCCTAG
- the LOC130369787 gene encoding phosphofurin acidic cluster sorting protein 1-like isoform X1 gives MSERGGLPRTGGVPSPHMQPSKPVTIASNRPVHMNLYATWEVDRSSPSCVPRLFNLTLKKLIMLKELDKDLTSVVIAVKLQGSKRILRSNEILLSAAGLTETDLQLTFSLQYPHFLKRDANKLQIMLQRRKRYKNRTILGYKTLALGLINMAEVMQHPSEGAQVLGLHSQLKDTSVPVAEVRVYSLSSQPINQEGPKAKMSDRSPDIDNYSEEEEESYSSEQEGSDDPVHGQYLFDEEDEVRKKKLRRKPPSNTAIARQPNIKQKFVALLKRFKVTDEVGFGLEHVSREQIQEVEEDLDELYDSLEMYNPSDSGPEMDETDSILSTPKPKLRPFFEGMSQSSSQTEIGSLNSKGSLGRDGTFSPQGEPVPMEKMKPSRSRNLDEAQAESNTLVPPTLPELSDQEMVAEVGPSITVSVAEKPRTPMKISKNENQPMPSPRLDGSHTPRQKRGATPMKERQLSKPLSERTNSTDSERSPELGQTAPVLRKAVYDQLNQILSSDSALPETLILVNGTDWQGQYVAEQLQIGRQPVVCTCSAAEIQAVLSALLTRIQKFCNCNSSMPRAVKVAAVGSQSYLGAILQFFVTQLANKTSDWLSHMKFLVVPLGSHPVAKHLGALDNRYNAAFLDTAWREMFNRSEPPPPSDQLDVAGRIAQYVGGATVTHQLPIAEAMLTCKHRTRDEDSYQKFIPFIGVVKVGLIESGPSPIGDAEEGVAVSLAVPSTSPPTNTSPSGAIKEAATPPSSPSMGSVLTVQGSPSMSHGVDAIGLQVDYWLASLAEKRREGERRDTGCKNTLKSAFRALQVSRLPGGGGVEPQAHVSTMAMTVVTKEKNKKVPTIFLGKKPKEKDLDSKSQMIEGISRLICSAKQQQTILKVSIDGVEWNDVKFFQLAAQWPTHVKYIPVGLYGYSKPPS, from the exons GCTCTTCAACCTGACTCTGAAGAAGCTGATCATGCTGAAGGAGCTGGACAAGGACTTGACCTCTGTGGTCATCGCGGTCAAACTGCAG GGCTCCAAGCGTATCCTGCGCTCCAATGAGATCCTCTTGTCTGCTGCGGGCCTGACCGAGACAGACCTGCAGCTCACCTTCTCTCTGCAG taCCCCCACTTCCTGAAGAGGGACGCCAACAAACTGCAGATCATGCTGCAGAGACGGAAACGCTACAAGAACCGCACCATCCTGGGGTACAAAACCCTTGCTCTGGGGCTCATCAACATGGccgag GTGATGCAGCACCCCAGTGAGGGAGCCCAGGTGCTGGGGCTGCACAGCCAGCTGAAGGACACCTCGGTGCCTGTGGCCGAGGTCCGGGTGTACTCCCTGTCCAGCCAGCCCATCAACCAGGAGGGGCCCAAGGCCAAGATGTCCG accGTTCCCCAGACATTGACAATTActcggaggaagaggaggagagctaCTCTTCGGAACAAGAGGGCAGCGACGACCCCGTTcatgggcag tatctgtTTGACGAAGAGGACGAGGTGAGGAAGAAGAAGCTGCGACGGAAGCCCCCCTCCAACACGGCCATCGCCCGG CAACCCAACATCAAGCAGAAGTTTGTTGCCCTACTGAAGAGGTTCAAAGTGACCGATGAG GTGGGCTTTGGCCTGGAGCACGTGTCCCGGGAGCAGATccaggaggtggaagaggaccTGGACGAGCTCTATGACAGCCTGGAGATGTACAACCCTAGCGACAGCGGGCCAGAGATGGACGAGACCGACAGCATCCTCAGCACGCCCAAGCCCAAGCTGAG GCCGTTCTTCGAGGGGATGTCCCAGTCGAGCTCCCAGACGGAGATCGGCAGCCTGAACAGCAAGGGCAGCCTGGGGCGGGACGGCACCTTCAGCCCG cagggggagccaGTGCCCATGGAGAAGATGAAGCCCTCCCGCAGCCGCAACCTGGACGAGGCCCAGGCCGAGAGCAACACACTGGTACCCCCTACcctccct gaGCTGAGCGACCAGGAAATGGTAGCCGAGGTGGGCCCCTCCATTACGGTGTCCGTGGCGGAGAAACCCCGTACGCCCATGAAGATCAGCAAGAACGAGAACCAGCCCATGCCGTCCCCAAG GCTGGATGGAAGCCACACCCCCAGGCAGAAGCGCGGGGCCACGCCCATGAAGGAGAGGCAGCTGTCCAAGCCGCTCAGCGAGAGGACCAACAGCACAGACTCTGAGAGGTCCCCCGAGCTGGGGCAGACCGCGCCGGTTCTGAGGAAGGCGGTGTACGACCAGCTGAACCAGATCCTGTCCTCGGACTCGGCCCTCCCAGAAACACTGATCCTGGTCAACGGGACGGACTGGCAGGGACag TACGTGGCCGAGCAGCTCCAGATCGGCAGGCAGCCGGTGGTCTGCACGTGTTCGGCGGCAGAGATCCAGGCGGTCCTCTCCGCGCTGCTCACGCGCATCCAGAAGTT ttGTAACTGTAACTCGTCCATGCCGCGGGCGGTGAAGGTGGCGGCGGTGGGCAGCCAGAGTTACCTGGGCGCCATCCTGCAGTTCTTTGTCACCCAGCTGGCCAACAAGACGTCCGACTGGCTCAGCCACATGAAGTTCCTGGTGGTGCCGCTGG GTTCCCACCCCGTCGCCAAGCACCTGGGCGCCCTCGACAACCGCTACAACGCGGCCTTCCTGGACACGGCGTGGCGGGAGATGTTCAACCGATCtgagccccctcctccctcag accagCTGGACGTCGCGGGGAGGATTGCCCAGTACGTGGGTGGAGCCACGGTGACTCACCAGCTTCCTATCGCGGAGGCCATGCTCACCTGCAAACACAGGAC GCGTGATGAGGACTCCTACCAGAAGTTTATTCCTTTCATCGGG GTGGTGAAAGTGGGCCTCATCGAGTCCGGCCCCTCTCCGATAG GCGACGCTGAGGAGGGCGTGGCCGTGAGCCTGGccgtcccctccacctccccccccaccaacacctccccctccgGGGCCATCAAGGAGGCGGcaactcccccctcctccccctccatggGGTCCGTGCTGACGGTGCAGGG AAGCCCCAGCATGTCCCACGGCGTGGATGCCATCGGGCTGCAGGTGGACTACTGGCTGGCCTCGCTGGCGGAGAAGCGGCGGGAGGGGGAGCGGCGCGACACGGGCTGCAAGAACACCCTGAAGAGCGCCTTCCGAGCCCTGCAGGTCAGCCGGCTGCCAGGAGGGGGCGGCGTGGAGCCGCAGGCGCACGTCAGCACCATGGCCATGACGGTGGTCACCAAGGAGAAGAACAAGAAAG TGCCTACCATCTTCCTGGGGAAGAAGCCCAAGGAGAAGGACCTGGATTCCAAGAGCCAGATGATCGAGGGCATCAGCCGGCTCATCTGTTCCGCCAAGCAGCAGCAGACCATCCTGAAAG TATCCATCGACGGCGTGGAGTGGAACGACGTCAAGTTCTTCCAGCTGGCCGCACAGTGGCCCACCCACGTCAAGTACATCCCCGTCGGACTCTATGGCTACAGCAAGCCCCCCTCCTAG